The Leptospira sp. WS60.C2 genome includes the window TCATTTGTTTTTTTCCTTTTTATCTCTTGCGCTTCCAATGATCCAAAAGATGGATCTGATCCAAACAAACAAGACACAAAAGCTAATTCACGTAATGCGAATATTGAGGATCCAGAGAAAGGCTCCAAAAAATTCGGATGCATTGAAGGCAATTGTGTCAATGGCGTCGGTAAATATGTATACGATAACGGTGATATTTATACGGGATCTTTCAAGAATGATTTGAGAGATGGCGCTGGAAATTTTTTATACGCCGATGGAGAAAAGTTTAACGGAACCTATGTAGAAGATAAAAAACAAGGACCAGGAGAATATAATTTTAAGAACGGTGATAAGTATGTAGGAGAATTCCAAAATGGACAGATCAACGGAAAAGGAACCTATACGTTCAAAGATGGAAAATCAGTATCAGGTGACTTTACCTCCGATGGCCAAGAAGGAATCGGAGTTTTAACTGACGATGGAAAATCCAGAAACTGTAAAATCACCGGTAGAAAGTTACTCTGTGAGTAAAACCTCTCACAGATGACAATTTGGTTTTTTCCCCGATTGGACAGCAGATTCAAACAAAGCCATTGCCTTCGGCATCGCTTCATTCAATTGGCGCATTCTGGTTTCATCAGATGGATGCGTCGACAAAAGTTCGTTTGGTTTTCCGCTACTCAAAGCACTCATATTTTGCCAAAGTTTTACACTTTCCCTTGGATCAAAACCAGCTTTGGCCATAATTTCTAAACCAATCAAATCCGCCTCTGATTCGTGCTGTCGTGAAAATGGTAATAACACTCCAAACTTAGCACCCATTCCTAAGGCACCTGCTACAGCAGGTTTTCCAAGTGTTTCTAACATTTTCATAGAGCCTGACGCCAACTGGTTTTGAGAAACTCTTTCATTTCCGTGTCTTGCGATAACATGCCCTATTTCATGTCCAATTACAGCTGCTAGCTGGTCTTTGTTTTTTGCTACAGAAAACATCCCTGTGTAAACTCCAATTTTTCCACCTGGTAAGGCAAATGCGTTTGGCATATTGTCTTTGAACACCACAACTTCCCAATGCTCTACACCAGTTGTGTCTGTTGTCACAACCAATTGAGACTCTACGATGCATTTTACATAGGCATTTGTATTAGCCCTTGTATCGATCGGGGTTTTGGTTTTCATTTCAACGAATGCTTGTGCACCCATTTCATTCATCTCCGCATCATCAACCAAAGTGATTTGCCTTCTTCCTGTTGGAGAAGTATTACAATGTATGAATAGAAGTAAACTTAAGATTGGAATTAGAAATCGAGTCATCAATGGTCCTTTTTATAAAATTGATTTAAGAATGGAATGATTTCTGGAAATGGAATTGGTTTCGACAACCAATATCCCTGAATTTCATCACATTGAAAGGATTGAAGAAGTTCCAATTGTTCCAGTTCTTCTACTCCTTCTGCCACAACGGAATAACCTAAGTCATGCGCCATATTGATGATTGAGATTAATAGAAAACTTTCTTTTGAACCTTTGTGAACATTATTTAAAAACGATTTATCAATTTTCAATATGGATAATGGTAACTTTTCCAAATAAGATAAGGAAGAAAAACCTGTCCCAAAATCATCCAAAGCAACCTTTACACCAATATCGATGAGATTGGAAAGAATGGGAACCGTGTCCGATAGATTTCTCATCGCTAAACTTTCCGTGATTTCCACCTGCAGACTGCTATAAGGAATTTTTCTTTGTCTGTGTAAGTCTACTATCCAATGAAAAATATTTTGATCGAAGAAAACTTGTGGGCTCAGATTCACTGCAATGGATATAGGATAACCATTTTTCAATTGCACTTCTTCGATCACATTTGCAGTTTGCTCTAAAACGAACCGAGTGATCGGTACAATTAGACCAGAGTCTTCTGCCAGTGGAATAAACTCTGCAGGAGAAACCATTCCTCTTTGTGGATGCCTCCACCTAACAAGCGCTTCCCAGTGTCCAATTTTGTTACTTTTTAGATCTAAAATTGGCTGATAAAATACAGATATTTCGTTTTGACTCAGTGCTTTTTTTAAATCATTTTGAATTTCTAATTGAAAGTGGATTTTCTCCTGCATCGCTTGGTTGAACACAGAGACAGTGCCTACCTTCTGCGATTTGGCATGAAACATTGCAATTTCGGCATTCCGCAAAAGAACATCTGCTTCTTTTCCACCAAGTCCAAAGGCTGAAATCCCACAAGAAGCAGTTAAATAAATTTCATAACCACCAAGTGGGATCGGATCCTCAATGTATTCTAACAATCGATGTGCGTAATCCACCGCTTCTTCAATGGAAAGCAAATGACTTACCAAAATGGAAAAGTTATCCGCTCCTAATCTAGTGATTATGGCTTCCTTATCTGAAAATTGCTTTAATCTCTGGGAAAAAATGATAAGAATTTTATCTCCGGCTTCATTACCTAAGGAATGATTGATCCGTTTGAAGTTATCAATATTGATGCAAAATAAAATGGGATACCCATCGTTTTTGATATTATAAGTAAAAATTTTTTGTTCAATTCTTGCTAAATAAAGTGCTCGATTCGGTAGTCCGGTTAGGTTGTCATAAAACGCATCATGCGTTAGTTGTTCTTCGGCTAATTTTCGATCGGTGATATCATGATGAATCGCAATGTACTGAAAAACTGAACCATCATTGCCTGTAAATGGTACGATGGTTGTATCAACCCAAAAGAAAGAACCGTCTTTTTTTATATTTTGAATTTCGCCTCGCCAAACGTTACCTTTGTGTATGGATTCCCAAATTTTTTCCCACTCTTCTTTTGATTTATTTTGGCTTTTTAGGATTCTGTGATTTTGGCCTAACAATTCAGTTACATGAAACCCAGTGACCTCAGCAAACGCATCATTTACATACGTGATGATGCCATTTGCATCTGTGATGGATACTATATTGGCTTGGTCTAACGCAAATTTCTGAAGTTGGATTTCTTTAAGCGATTGGAACAAAAAACTTTCTGTTGTGTTCTTTTCTTTTCGATAGACAAGCTCGCGACGTTCCCTCTCTAACACTTCTGTCAATCGAAGAAGAGTTTTGCGATCGATGATGTCATTCACACCCGATTTCATATACGAGAGATTTTTTTGAAATTCTTCTGGATCGGAGAGAAGGATGACCGGAATATCTATTTTTTTCTCATGTAAGAATTTCAGATAAAGCGGAACTTCTAACGAGAATGGTTTTCGCGTGCTACAAAGAATCGCATCCCAATCTTCCTCTAACACGGTGGATTCAAAGGAGCCAAATGATTCAACCACTTTGTAGAGTGGGCTTACTCCATTTGCCTTCATTTCTCGAACGATATCAAAAACGCTATTGGAATCGTTTTCTAGAATTAAAACACTGATTGGGCTTCCCATTTTAAATGCCGATGTGGCGAATCTCTTTCCATTAGTATGGGTAAAATTCTCAAAATCTCAACCTAAAAATAGTTAGAATTTTCCAGGAATTCTCGTCAAAGTGGCATGGTGCATCCGAAAGTATTTGAAACATCTTACATTCGAAAAGAAGCTCTAGAAAATGAGTTAAGAAAGTTACTCTTGGACATGAGTAACTTGGATTACCGAAATCTAAATGATTACGATAAAGGTGGATTTGATGGTTTCAACCAAGCGATCACCTTGGTGTTAAAAAAAATTCAAAACTAGGGTTTTTTCTAGAAAGTTGGATGTTTGGGACCTATAAGTAGTCATTTCCACAAAAATTCTTTACAAAATTTGTGTAAAAACAGATAGTATACGTGCCAGTAGGAAGTTCAATGAATTTCACAACAAAACAAGTTAAAAATCATACAGTTGTTACTCTAGAGGGATCCCTCGACATATATTCCGCACCTGCACTAAAGAAAGAGCTTCATAAAATCATCGATGATGGAGCTGAGTCGGTAGCAATCGATATGATCAACATTAAGTTGCTAGATTCTTCTGGAATTGCATTACTTGCGAATTTGCAGAAAAAACTGAAGTCCGAAGAAGGGCAGTTTTTTCTTCTAAATGTGAGCCAAGACGTAATGGTCATTTTGAAACTTTCCAGCTTGGATAAGTTTTTCACCATCTTGGGGAGTGAAGGAGAACTTCCTTAATTTCCCTTTCTTTTCTTCATTTTAGAGCCGAAAGAATTTAACGTCGGCTCTTGTGACAGAGCTCTCACCTTCCTTTCCAACCACCCAGTCCCCTGCTTGATTCTGGATCCACTTCACTTCTTCCGCTTGGACTCCAGCACTGGTTCCAATTTTGATTTTCGCTTTTTTGGGCTGAGTGGATTGCACAGAAACAATCAGATCATAAGGCAGGTTTAATCCAAAACTACCTAATTTCAAATTGGCTAGTTTACCCTCAATGACCACTTCGTCACACATCACTTCCCGTCCATCTCGTAATTTCACTTTCAATTTCACTGGAAGATTCGTTTCTTTTTTTTGTGCTAAGTTCTTCTGTGGCTCTTCTCCTTTTTTTTCATTCGATACGGGAAGTTCAGAAACAAGGGGGATTTTTTCCTCCGAAACAACGACAGCTAGATTTTTTACCTCTTGTTTTGATTCTTCTAACGAAAGTTTGATTTCTTCTTTGATCTGATTTAGTTCCTTTGATTCTTCCAATGAAAGATTGGCAGCATTTTCTGTTTTCAGGATTTTTTCTATGATAACGGGTTTTAAAACTAAACTTTTCCCTTCTTCGATATTTTCTGCCGCTTTAGAGTCGCCTAACTTTTCTGCTTCTTCTTTAGAGAAGGCGACCAAGGATTTGTTTTCTTGGTAAAAATTTCCAATGAGTAATAATCTTCTGTTCGCTCGAATCGCAACCTCCTTATTTTCTTTCTGTTTAACAAGTTGGATGTATTCTTTCACGGCATTGGAAGTTTTCCCGAGTTCTTCCATGGATCTAGCTTTGATGTAAGATTGGTCGTTTGTTAATACTGGTAAACTTTCTAAGGTTTTTAAGGTTTCTTCGTAGTCACCACTTTGAAATAAAGAATAAGCCAATTCTTCTGGAGTTTTCTTTTTGGATTTCAACTCTTCCTTTTTCTTTTGACCATCCTCTAAAAAGCTGATAAGTAAGCTGGCATTTTCGGCATAATGAGTGCCTGGAAATAAATCAATTGCTTTGTTTAATTTAACATAAGCTTTATCACGTTCGCCCATCATCACCAAACAATATCCATGGTGCAGTAACGTAAAAGCCATCTCATCTGATAAAGTAGCAGTAATCGATTCTTCCAACTCTTGGTATTTTTTTGATGCGATAGGATACTTTCTAGTTCTCTCC containing:
- a CDS encoding MORN repeat-containing protein, producing MKNHWFPLLFGSFVFFLFISCASNDPKDGSDPNKQDTKANSRNANIEDPEKGSKKFGCIEGNCVNGVGKYVYDNGDIYTGSFKNDLRDGAGNFLYADGEKFNGTYVEDKKQGPGEYNFKNGDKYVGEFQNGQINGKGTYTFKDGKSVSGDFTSDGQEGIGVLTDDGKSRNCKITGRKLLCE
- a CDS encoding M48 family metallopeptidase translates to MTRFLIPILSLLLFIHCNTSPTGRRQITLVDDAEMNEMGAQAFVEMKTKTPIDTRANTNAYVKCIVESQLVVTTDTTGVEHWEVVVFKDNMPNAFALPGGKIGVYTGMFSVAKNKDQLAAVIGHEIGHVIARHGNERVSQNQLASGSMKMLETLGKPAVAGALGMGAKFGVLLPFSRQHESEADLIGLEIMAKAGFDPRESVKLWQNMSALSSGKPNELLSTHPSDETRMRQLNEAMPKAMALFESAVQSGKKPNCHL
- a CDS encoding putative bifunctional diguanylate cyclase/phosphodiesterase is translated as MGSPISVLILENDSNSVFDIVREMKANGVSPLYKVVESFGSFESTVLEEDWDAILCSTRKPFSLEVPLYLKFLHEKKIDIPVILLSDPEEFQKNLSYMKSGVNDIIDRKTLLRLTEVLERERRELVYRKEKNTTESFLFQSLKEIQLQKFALDQANIVSITDANGIITYVNDAFAEVTGFHVTELLGQNHRILKSQNKSKEEWEKIWESIHKGNVWRGEIQNIKKDGSFFWVDTTIVPFTGNDGSVFQYIAIHHDITDRKLAEEQLTHDAFYDNLTGLPNRALYLARIEQKIFTYNIKNDGYPILFCINIDNFKRINHSLGNEAGDKILIIFSQRLKQFSDKEAIITRLGADNFSILVSHLLSIEEAVDYAHRLLEYIEDPIPLGGYEIYLTASCGISAFGLGGKEADVLLRNAEIAMFHAKSQKVGTVSVFNQAMQEKIHFQLEIQNDLKKALSQNEISVFYQPILDLKSNKIGHWEALVRWRHPQRGMVSPAEFIPLAEDSGLIVPITRFVLEQTANVIEEVQLKNGYPISIAVNLSPQVFFDQNIFHWIVDLHRQRKIPYSSLQVEITESLAMRNLSDTVPILSNLIDIGVKVALDDFGTGFSSLSYLEKLPLSILKIDKSFLNNVHKGSKESFLLISIINMAHDLGYSVVAEGVEELEQLELLQSFQCDEIQGYWLSKPIPFPEIIPFLNQFYKKDH
- a CDS encoding STAS domain-containing protein, with the translated sequence MNFTTKQVKNHTVVTLEGSLDIYSAPALKKELHKIIDDGAESVAIDMINIKLLDSSGIALLANLQKKLKSEEGQFFLLNVSQDVMVILKLSSLDKFFTILGSEGELP
- a CDS encoding tol-pal system YbgF family protein encodes the protein MKKFFFFSLFGILFLFFAMASEAIVSVKLQELRFGILRDQLMNYELSSQTLRERLKQMFLSKDDYMTEVKVNILESGIMNSETEGLDLKMSWKDRFGLYVINSVRFLNLKSPLELEEQQKTILRLQFAFYMERTRKYPIASKKYQELEESITATLSDEMAFTLLHHGYCLVMMGERDKAYVKLNKAIDLFPGTHYAENASLLISFLEDGQKKKEELKSKKKTPEELAYSLFQSGDYEETLKTLESLPVLTNDQSYIKARSMEELGKTSNAVKEYIQLVKQKENKEVAIRANRRLLLIGNFYQENKSLVAFSKEEAEKLGDSKAAENIEEGKSLVLKPVIIEKILKTENAANLSLEESKELNQIKEEIKLSLEESKQEVKNLAVVVSEEKIPLVSELPVSNEKKGEEPQKNLAQKKETNLPVKLKVKLRDGREVMCDEVVIEGKLANLKLGSFGLNLPYDLIVSVQSTQPKKAKIKIGTSAGVQAEEVKWIQNQAGDWVVGKEGESSVTRADVKFFRL